DNA from Balaenoptera ricei isolate mBalRic1 chromosome 6, mBalRic1.hap2, whole genome shotgun sequence:
GAGCTGCAGGAACCTGGGGTGGGAGGCCTGCCCTTGGGGGCTCCAGGTCTCTTCTTCCAGGTCCCACAGcccagggtgggagtgggggcagggagggggctttCCAGGCTGGAAAAGGAAGGAGTCACTGTGTCCCTGACGTGGGCAGGGGGCTGGCACCCGCTCCAGGAAAAGGAAGGCTGAAGACCAGAGTCCCTCTCCTCCCCCGCCGTCCGGCCAGCCCTGGAGGCCCAGGCATGGAGGTCCAGTTCCTTCCCCTTTTGCTCTGGTTCCTCGGAGCTGGACAGCCCTGGCTCCGGCCTGCACCCCACGCTCAGCCATCAGCTTCCTTCAACCTGCCTGGACATGGCTGGGCAAGGCCCAGCCCTCATGCTAGTGTCCTAAAGGCCTCAGGCCAGTCCAGTTCTTGGAGGCTGCGGGCTGGGTGTCGTGGAGGGAACAGCAACCAGGAACCGTTGGTCGGATCTGCCGCCCACGCCATCCTGGGGGCCTCCCATCACCCCGAAGTCCCTGTCCTGCTCCACTCTTGGGCTCCCGGGGCTGCTGGCCTCCCCCAACTCCTGCCCTCCAGTGAGGACGAGTCTGCCCTCAGGGCAGGAACTGGGGAGCTGGCAGCAGACCCATGGAGGGGGACAGAAAGGGGGCAGTTTGGCCCCTCTGcggctccccaccccctgcataaCCTCTGAGCTGCGGTGGGGCCTTGTGCAACATCGGCGGGGGGGCGCGGTGGGGGCTGCAGGATCTGTCGGAAACCATCTGGTGGCCCAAGGTGTGGATGCAGCCGCCAGGCCTGGCTCCCACGGGCCAGCGTCAGGCCCTGACCAGAGCGGACAGCTGCTGTCACCCCTGCCCTTCCGGCACCCAGCATTTAGGGAGAGGACCACAGTGGCACTGGGCCTTTGGTCCCACCTGGGCGTCTCTTCCCTGGCACGGGGGCCCTGGAGGAGACCACCCCCTCTCCCTGTGGCAGGCGCCCCTCGGGCAGTGGGGGAGAGCAGGAAAGAGCTGATCCCGCCACAGCCTGCCAGTGACCTGGCTCCTGGCTGCCAGAGCCTCTGCCCTTCCTGTTTGCACTGCCAGGCTGGCTGGGGCCCTGCCACCGGCCTCACCCACACCCGCAGCCCGCTCCCTTCCTGGGTGGACTTGAAGGAACCTCCCCCACCCTTACACGAGGTCTGCTGCTCCTAGGGGCCCCTGGCACGCCTGCCAGCTCAGGGTGGCTGCCTGCCGGGGCGCCCCCGTTCGTGAGAACCTGCTGGCGGGGAAATGGGACTCCAAGGTTGGCCCAGAGATGGGTCAGAACGAGAGGttctcagaggaagaagaaaaaggtgaGAGCGTCTGAGTCAAAGGGAAAGTGGGGCCTCCTCCTGCCAGCTCAGCCCTGGGCCTCGGAGTCACTGGGATGCAGGCGGGCACCCACCTCCAGCTTGGCAGCCTGTGAGCATCTGGGACCCGGGAACACAGGGTCACTCCCACAGCCATGCACAGGGCTGCTCCAGGGCCAACCTCCTGGCGGGCACCGATCGGAGGGCCCCCAACCTGTCCCCAGGGTCCCTGCTTCCCACTGCCCAGGGCCCAAGGGAAGAGGATCCCCCTTCCGGTggcctccgcaatgagagaggGGCCAGCGGACTGggtcagggaagggagggcaggggctTGGGGTCCCCCAGGGAGGAGGGCCTCCCTCAGCCCACTCACCAGGCGCAAGGCCCCGAGCAGTTCCATGCCCGCTCCCCATCTGGCTTTTTTGACTTCCACTGGCCCCAGGCGAGCTCACACAGAGCCGgcccctgctctttttttttttttttttttccggccccTGCTCTTGGTCAAATCCTCGACCACCCTTCCTTTCACAGGCCCTGGGGTGCAGGGGGCTGCCCTGGGGCTGGAGCTGCTGTCCCCAGCCCAGGTGCCCTGTCCACGAGCACTTTTCCTGGTCACCCCACCAGGAGCCCTGAGCCCACCTGGGACTCTCACAGGCCCCGCCTCTGGcagccctcacccacccccacccggTTCTCGCTAGAGGGCatggggggggcggggccggTAATGCATGTGTGCCTCTGCTCTCAGGAAGCTTCCCCGGCCTGGTGTCCTCCCGAGTGCAGGTGCCAGAGGGTGACACCGCCACAGCCCAGCAAAGACCCTGGGGCTAAGACGGTGCTTGGCACAGACCGCGGGGTGGGGTGGCCCCCTAGCCAAGAGCCTAGGCAGTGGGAACCTCCCCAGCTGCAGACCCCGGGAGGAGATGTCCTCCTGCCAGCCTGGGTGGCTGGGCTGCTCCGGGGTTCCGAGTCCCCATCCTGCACCCGCCCCCCCGGGGCCCTGGAGGAGCCCCCCAGCAGGTCCTGGAGCTCCCCCTGGACAGGAGGTAGCCGTGCTCCCCAgcctgggcagggagggaaggagggctaGGGGGGGCTGGGGGCCTCCAGGTGGTCCACCGGGAGGCTGAAGGCTGCCGCCTGCTGTGACCGCCCTCCGGCACTGCCCTCGTGCTGCTCCCTCAGCTGCACCCCCAACCTGGGGCGCCCTTGGCCACCTGCCAGACTGGGCACCCACCTTCCCAAAGGCACCCCCTGAGCCCCTGCCTCACCCTCTCCCTGGCAGTAAAGGGCGCGCGGGCTCCCTCTGCTGCCTTCAGCCCGCTCCTGCAAGAGCCGGCGGCCGGGAGCATGGCCACCAGGGGGCGTTCTGGGCGCGTGTCCGGACTTGGCTCTGCTCAGGCCCACCCTTGGGGCGGACAGCTGGGCAGCCAGGCTCGGGCCCTCTCTCCCTGAGGCGTCCCTCGGGCTGGGGCTGCGCGCGCCCCACTCCTGCTGCCTAGGTGCTGTTGTCTGCAAAGCGACAGTGGTCAGCACATGGGGTGGCCGCTCTCTGCCCAGGTCAGGCCAGCACGAGGTGGGAAAGGCAAGTGCCAGGAGCCCAGGGACGGACCCCAGGGCTCCAGGGGAACCTCCGGCCCTGGGTCTGCAGGGTCCAGCTGGCGAGACAGACTGGCCTGGGCCAGATCAGCCTGGGTGCCTTGCCCTTGAGTGAGAACTTAATCTCTCTGCCCCCCGTTTTCTTCGTGGCTATTTCCCCTCACGATACAGATTAAATGACAGTGGACAGCAGTCCTCGTCGCCCTGCCTGCATCCCACCCTACTCTCATTCCCAGCTCCCTGTACCCGGCCCCTTTCATCTCCCACACCAGTGCgtcaaaggaaaactgaggcttcctGCTAAGGGCCAGCCCAAGGCCACGGCCCAGGAGTCAGGGGTGGGCTCTAGCCCCAGAAACATACCGCTTTAGGACAAGCCATTAGCTCTAAGCAGAGCCAACCCCATTTCCCCGGCCCAGCCCCACCTCAGGGACCTGACTGTCCCAAATTGGCTTTGTCCTCCCCATTCACGGCTGCCCCCATCCATCTAGGAGCCAGAGGTCCAGCATGCTCCGGACGACCCACCCTAGGAATCACTAAGGGACTTCTGAACCCAACCCATCCCTCATCCCCAGCCTTGGTGAGGCAGACAGGTCTGATACCCCCACACTGTCTGCACCAGGCCCCCGCTGCTCCTGGACCCCAGAAACCCCTCTGCCAGGCCCAGTCTTGGCACTTTTGACCACGAAGTTCGGCCACCACTCTGGGCCTTCAGCTGGAGGTCACCCTCCCCctccactggcctccttgctcctTGGTGGGGGACTGGGGtggaccaagacccagctcctgACACTCAGGGCCCCTGCCACCTCTGTCCCCTAACCTGGCCCACCCACCTGTGTGCAGCCTGTGTCCCTCTGCCTGGCATGCCCCTCCACATAGGCTGCAGGCGCCCATCGTCAAGTCCTGCATGTCGTCCCTCCCCGCCCTCCAGACCACGTGGACACGAGGCAGGAAGCGGAGGCCTGGGGTGCCCGCTGCCAGGCGTCTGCAGGTGCCCGCTCCCAGCCCTTTTTATCACACAGAGAACGGGGTCTTGAAGGAGGGGCACCAACTTCAGACTGGCCTGGCCCTGCGCcgcactcctcccctccccggcTCTGGGGCCCAAGTGTTGGTGGGGGGAGGCCTGGCGGAGAAAGAGGTTAGGGTGGTCCTCTGCCTAGGAAAAACAAAGCCTCTCTTCCCCAGCGGGCGGTGACAGGGTCTTCCCACGAAGGGCACGGAGATCCCGCCTCTCTAGGGGCGTGGAAGGAAGCCTGAGGCCCCGCtcccggggttgggggggaggagggaggtcagTCTCCAGCACACCCAGCCGAAGTTTTGAAATGTACTTTAATTGGCTTGTCTCCGGGATTCCCAATCCATGCCTTGCCTCTCGGGCTGTCTTCCTCCCCTCGACTGGGGGGGGGTCCAGATGTGAGGGGCAGGAGCAAGGAGCAGAGAAGGCCCCTGGCAGCAGGGGGAGTCTCCCCGGCAAGGCGTTCCCGGCCGCCCCGGGGCCCCAGCCACAAGCACACGAGCCTCAGGACACAGTCTCTGTAATGGGaaaggctgggccctgcccctccccacccgtGGGCAGCGCGTCCACGAGAGGGTGGGCACCAGCCTCCGGGTCACTGCAGCGGGGGCGCGGACAGCGAGGCGTGGTCGAACAGTGGGTTCCGCACCTCCATCTCTCCAGTCTGCGAACGCTGGCGTTAGGTGGgtccagggcaggggagggacacCCACCGCCCACCCCCGCACTCACCGGGGCCAGGCCGGGGCACTCGTACACCGTGAAGTCGCCGTCTTCGTTCTCCTCGTCAGAGGAGGCAGAGTCCAACTCCTTGGGGGGCTCCTTATGCCTGGGTGGGGGCAGGATCGTCGGGTCCTCCCTCACCCTCCAGGTGCCAGTGGCTGGGAGCAGCGGGCCGGGGTAGGGGTGGCTGGGCCCGGGGTGGGGCGGGTCCGGTGGGGCTTCTCACCGCTCCAAGCACCGCATCTGCTGCCTCTGGTGCTGGTAGTGGTACATCTCCGCGCTGTGCGCCAGCCGCTGGTCCCCGGGCTGCTGCGGGAGTGGGGAGACAGGGTCAGGCCGAGGCAGAGGAGCGGAGCGGGACGGGGCGAGCGGAACGGGGCGAGCGGGGCAGGGCCGGGCGCGGCCACGCACCGAGATCCTGGGCGTGGCTGGGGAGCTGGGCGCCTGCGGGGCCGCGTAGTCGGCCTTCTGGGTCAGGCGAACGTCTCGCTGCAGCCTGCGGGGAGTGGAGACACCCAGCACACCTGAGACCGGCGGGGTCAccgcctgcccgcccgcccgcccgcccccagCCCGGCCCCATGCTCACCGACACCAGCAGAGAACGGCCACGGCAAGGATGGCCGCGCCGGCCACGGAGCACGCCACGATCAGCACTGCAGGGAGGGGGCGCAGTGAGGGCAGCCTTTCGGGCAGGACCCGGCCTCCCCGCCCGGCCAGACTTACGGAGGGCAAGGCTGTCACCGCGCCTGCCCCGCGGCTCCAGCGGGGACATGTGCACAGGCCCAGATGACACAGTGGAGCGCAGGGAGAAGGTGCGGGGCGTGGGCACTCCCCGCGTGGAGGGGAGGCCCAGGTTGGGGCCCTGGCCACGCTCTGAGAGCCCCAGGGTGGATGCTGCAAAGAGAAGGCAAGTTAAACGGCAAGACCAGGCTGGGGTCAAGGGGGGCGCGGAGTTGGAcaggggaagggggcggggtcTCACCAGCCTCCAGGAGCCGCTGTCGCCCCTCAGGCTGGGGTGGGGCCGTGAGCCTGGAGTGCCCCGCCTCCTGCCGGGCTAGCTCCTGGGCCAGGAAGTCGATCTCATCTTCCAGTCTGGGCTGGGGCAAGCCCTCCCCTGGGGAGGGTGAAGGGCCATCAGGTGgagaggcccccagcccctccctggcaACACCAGCTACAGGTGGCCTTCCcagagggggacagggagaggcCCATCTGGGAGCCAGTCCCCAGGCCAAGGCCTCTTTCTCCCTACAGGCTCCTCCCCGCCACCTGTAGCCAGGGGACCAGGTACCAGACTGCCTGCTCCTGGCCATCCCGGTTGCCATGGTGAGAACTGAGGGAGCTCTGTGTGAGCACCAGCGTTCCCAGGAAAGcgggcagggggtggaggtgcTATGGGAACGTGCAGAGGCCAGGAGGAGAAGGGCAGGGGTGCTGCCCCACACCCCACCCATTACCCACAAAGCGGTGGGAGGAGCGCGGGGACAATGCGTCACCCGGCCCACTGCCTCCGCTGCCAAGACGAGCAGGACCCCCCAAGGAATGCGGAGAAGCCCCATTCTGTACTCCCGCCCCCACCAGGTCatcaggaggaagggagggcggCTGCTGGGGCGGGGCCGTGGCTGGGTCCCCCTCGTCCCTGCCGTGGGCACCAGAGTCCGGACAGAGGCTCCAAGTAGACACCGCGGCTGAGAGCACCCAGAGCGCAGAGCACGCGCCTTCTGCAGCAGGCCCCCGCCCCACTCGCTGCCAGGAGCATGCTCCTTCGGGAAGCCCCTCCCAGCCCACCCGACTCTTCAGCCCCCAGAGCACCCTCCGCAATGCCCCGTCACACCTGGAGTCACTCTGGCTGCCACCATCCCGACAGACTCTGGGCTCAGGCCGGCGGGCAGGGCACCGCCAGCGCAATCAAGCAGACAGGACGGGTgagtgatggagagagaggggtCGCTGGGCAAGGAGCAGGGGCGGCCCAGCGGGTGGAGGAGTGGGTGCCTGAGGGGTTTGGGACCAACCCTGCAGAGACCCAAGCCTCGGGAACTGTGACCCTGCCTCTCCCAGGATCACCCCAGCACTTCACACTGGATACCTCTTGCCCTGGGAGGGGCTAGCTGCCCCAGGCCTCAGCCCACCACCCAGCTCTGGGCTGGTGCCATCTGGAAAGGATCACCAGGCCACTTGGAGGGTGACTTGAGAGTCCCTGGCACCCCACAAAGCGCAGGAGACctgagagctgaggctggggTCAAATGTaccaggtgggggagggaggaagccatACCCAGAGGCGGGTGCATCCTGGGCACACAGAGCCCCTGCTGGTCCTCCTGGAAGGGCTGAAGGCAGGGCCCACAGACACGTGCACCCGGGGGGCACCGGGCCCGCCTCTTCAGGGCACAGTCCAGACTCCCAGGACAGACGGCTGCAtctgagaaggaagcagagacagAACGGGGTCACGGCCAGCCTGACTCAGGCCTGCACAGTAAGTAGGACCGTCCTGGCCACCCCAACCCCTCCCTACAGAGCTGGCCAAGCCTGGCTCCGGCCATTGTTCCGGGCAGGCCCTTCCCCCCCAGCACCAGGGCTCAGAACCAGGAAGACAAACAGTCCTAACACTTATCGGAACTCTCTTGCCTCACCCACTCCCCAGAGTCCACTTCCCAGGCCTGAGCCAGCTCTCCGCACAGGAACTGTCCCCTACCGTCCAGAGAACACCGAGCTCTCCCGGTTAGGGCCGTGCAGCGCTCCAAGTCCCACCTCCAGTCTCAACCTGTCCTAGAGCGAGTCTCTCACCCCTGCCCAACCTGGGAGCCCCAGAGGGCGGGGCCCAGGTCGCTCCCTCCCACCACCTCGGGGCTGTCTCCTATTTCAGGgctgcctcccccccaccccaccgcaaaCCTCATCATGACATCCTACAGCCCTAGAGGGCCAAGCTGGGAGACCGCACGGGTCGGGTCACTGCCCCCACATCTAACCTCTGGCTTGTCGCCAGGGCACAGCCAGCCGCTGGGGCTGGGGATACTTGGGATGGAGTCTGCCAGTCTCACTTGCTTCCGAAACAGAAACCAGGCCGGGGTCACTCCTGCAGCCACCactgccagggactggggagggCCTGGGACTACAGGCCAGGCCATTTCTAATTTGGGGCCCAGACCTCAGTGTCCTGTACACGTGACCAAGGCTCCCAGCCTGATGCTGGGGGGTGGAGGGCGATggccctctctgcctcagtttcctctctggaTGCAGAAGGTGAGTTGCCTCAAAGCTGGGGAATGTCTCAAGACCTGGGACACTAGCCCCAGTCATGGGACAGCAGAGCCAGTGGAGCCAGGGGGAGACCCAGCAGAACCGTCAGTGgtgtctggggaggtgggggtgagcGCATCTCGGAGAACCAGGACCAGTCCCCGCTGCAGGAGGGTGACATGGGGCATCCGGGAATGCTGGCTCTGTCCTTCTCCAGACTTCGGCTGGCCTGGCTTGGTTTCCTTGGTAACCTGACACCCACAGCCTCTTGCCTGTATGCATCCCTGCAAGGAAGTTCCAGCAGCTCCTACAGCAGGTGGGCAAGTGGGCTGAGGTTCCCATCCCAGGGATCCCCCCTCCAGCACAACCTGGGTCGGCAGGCGCCCGTATCAGCGAGCTGGGCCCAGGGCTTGGGCTAGTTAAGCGTTAAGCCTGTGCCAGCTGGGCCGCCTGGACCCCACCCACCAGCTGGGCACCTGGGGAGCCAGGCAGCAGTCCCGGCCCCTAGTGCAGAGAACCCAGAGTGTGCCAGAGCAAGGGTGGGGCCTGAGTTCCAGAGCTGGCTCTGGGTTCTGGGTCCCAGGGGCCTCCCTCcactcccagccccccaccccgggagGATGTGGCTGCTGCCCATTTAGACCTGGGAAGGCCCCTGCTCCAGACTCACGGTGAGGGAGGAGGGCCCAGGAACAAGAGCAGCTGGAGAGTGGCTGGCACCCTGCCCCGCATCTGGGCGCGCACCAAGCCGATGAGCAGCTGGGGCGGCACCTGCTCACCCCAGAGGCCCAGTACTGGGACTAGAATCCATCTCCTCAGGAGGCCCCAccccgtgtgccctagagccagGCCATCAGCAGGCAGCCTCCACCATCCCTGGCCAGCCATGCTCTGGCCCTCAGGCCTCCTTGGGAGCCTCCCCTGGTGGTGCCAGGCCTCTGTCCAGGGGTGCTGTGCCCAGGAGGAAGCCTGCCCTGCTCTGGCCTCTTGAGGCCACACATGCAGACCACACGCACTGCCCAGGTTAGCATCCTAGCAGCATCATATAGTGGTcacttctctgtacctcagtttccccatctgtaaaatggactaaGAACAACACTTCTCCTTTGGGGCCGCCAGGAAAAATGAGTGAAGTCATGGGTACGAAGTCTCCCAATTCTGCCACCTGGCAGACTGCATTTGGGGTTCTGGGTTCCTGCAGACCTTTGGAACCTCAGTGCCCATCTGGGGAGCTAGGAGTGTCTGCCAGGACCCTGGGCTCAtccctctctgcctcagtctACCTTGGGGGGTGCCCTCCAACCCCAAGCACAGAAGACAAAATGGAGGGACCCTGCAGGGCAGAGGATGAGTGTGGAAGCAGAGACTGTAAGCTCCTTCTGTCCCCACTGAAGCCAGAGCAAAATGCTAAACCTGGGACAAGCTGTTAGATGCCCAAGGAAACTTCAGACCCCACCATGGCAGCAAAGCAAGGGGCATGTCCACCACCCGAGGCATAGGGACCGACCAGCACTGCAACTCCGACTCCAGGACGGACACCGGCAGTAAGGCCGGCAGGCACCCAGGGCCCGGCCGCACCCGCGGTGCCCAAAACGCGCACAGACAGAAACGCCCACGGGACAGACTCCAGGCCGCGGGGCCACGCAGAGAGAGCCCTCCTGAGACACCAACCGACCAGGCTCACGGACCCAGACAAAGACAAGAAGCGAATCAACTTCAGGTTCGCCTCCAAGAAGCCGGGAGAAGCCCCATCCAGAGGAGCCCCTCGGCGGTCCGGTGCCGCGCCCTCCCCGCCAGGCCTGTTTACCCGACTCGGGAAAGGCGGGGCCGGCGCGGTGGCTCGCGGGCTGGGCCTGCGGGGCccgcggggcggcggcggggaggATGACTGCGGCGCCGCGCGGCCCGACCCCCGCCCGGCGATCCCCGGCCCCGGGGCGCCCCGCGCGCGGCCTGCGCCCAGTGCATTCGCTCACCCGGGCGGCGGGCGGCCGCACCGCGCAAGGCCGCGCCGAGGACGAGGCCAGACAGCAGCAGCCGCAGCAGCCGCAGGTGCCGCGGGGAGGGCGGAGGGACAGGCGTCGCCATCCTTCAGCGCCGCCGCCGGGGCAGCATGGCACCGCGCGGCCCGGGGCTGGGCACGGGCTCCGGGCGCCGCGTCGgcgggggaggcggcggcggcggcggcggcggcggcggaggaggag
Protein-coding regions in this window:
- the NPDC1 gene encoding neural proliferation differentiation and control protein 1 isoform X1, which codes for MATPVPPPSPRHLRLLRLLLSGLVLGAALRGAAARRPDAAVCPGSLDCALKRRARCPPGARVCGPCLQPFQEDQQGLCVPRMHPPLGEGLPQPRLEDEIDFLAQELARQEAGHSRLTAPPQPEGRQRLLEAASTLGLSERGQGPNLGLPSTRGVPTPRTFSLRSTVSSGPVHMSPLEPRGRRGDSLALLLIVACSVAGAAILAVAVLCWCRLQRDVRLTQKADYAAPQAPSSPATPRISQPGDQRLAHSAEMYHYQHQRQQMRCLERHKEPPKELDSASSDEENEDGDFTVYECPGLAPTGEMEVRNPLFDHASLSAPPLQ
- the NPDC1 gene encoding neural proliferation differentiation and control protein 1 isoform X2, which encodes MATPVPPPSPRHLRLLRLLLSGLVLGAALRGAAARRPDAAVCPGSLDCALKRRARCPPGARVCGPCLQPFQEDQQGLCVPRMHPPLGEGLPQPRLEDEIDFLAQELARQEAGHSRLTAPPQPEGRQRLLEAASTLGLSERGQGPNLGLPSTRGVPTPRTFSLRSTVSSGPVHMSPLEPRGRRGDSLALLLIVACSVAGAAILAVAVLCWCRLQRDVRLTQKADYAAPQAPSSPATPRISPGDQRLAHSAEMYHYQHQRQQMRCLERHKEPPKELDSASSDEENEDGDFTVYECPGLAPTGEMEVRNPLFDHASLSAPPLQ